The window ATGCTccacatttttcttaattgaaaAAAACATTCCCACAGTTTTACTTACATTGAGGGTAAGACATGAACGATATAACTAATCTGAAACCTTTTTGAGTTCAGCAGTTAGTTTTTTAGCAGCATGTTCTTTGGTTTTAGCGTGAGTATATACTACCGTGTCataacaggacaatgtaaaattgacagcgatatgtacgtTCAATAGTACAGCGTGGGAGCTCCATACCATGGGGTGATCTGATTACAGAATAGTGCTGACTTTCTTGATACTTTTCTTTAGTCAGACCAAGACAGAATCTCCTCCAAGGGTGTGTAAAACAACAATGGAATTTGCATGAAGCGGTATGTTAGTTCTGAAGAGTTACCTAGCGAACAAATAGAAATCTGATTTTCCAACCTAAGCAGTGGGTGGAAAGACAAATGGAGctataaatctattattttgattgtgagggaatgagaccattgtaccagtctaAGACATTTCAAATATGATGAATAAAGTCACTTGCGTTGATACAGAACATTCATACTTTTCTGTCTATCATTCTGACCATTCTGTGTGAGTTGGGTGAAGAAGAGAGTGAGTGAAGGGAAGGAAGTGCAGGAGAGagttaaaatgtaaatgaatgaatgagatttcCCCACAAATGCCTCCCACTCCGTATAGTGTGGAGGCAGTTGTCCGTGTTTATACACCCTGTTTGTATTGTCAATATGTGGACACATTAAAGTATTTGAGGTTTCTCAAATCTTACACCTGTCTTTTCTAAACTTGGTTGCATACTCCCTTAGGTTTAGAAACTTAGCATGTCAGACGGCCTGGCACCATCAAAGATTTGAATGGAGTTGGTATGACTCCTTTAAAATGTACCATAAgtagtcttttttttctttttttaaagaagcctacaatataaacattaaattaaatatttgaaatttGCATGCGTGGGAATGCCTGCTCTCTTCCAAGTATTGCTTCACATTGCATACATGCATGAAGTGGTTTGTCAAAAACATATCAAATTTACGTTTATGCCAACAAAGAGCTGTGCATATAATTGATGGGATTTTTACTTGACAAACTTTGCGCCTGAAACTGCCTGGAATTTgctgcattgcattgcatttgtGTTTCCCAAGCCATGTGGGAAACTATCTTTATATTAATGTGACTGGCTACTGCTCGGCCCCGATTATTTCACTCAGGGTTTGCAGCCATAACTGCCTGCAATCTGCATTCTttataattttaacaaaatatactGCGTTATATCAGTCAGcattttcttaattttattaGTAATGTAACTTTCCTTATATATTGACTCAACAAATTACTTCCCAATAATGgtcaaaaacaaacaagaaatccACTTTATTAATTTTAGCTGATGGTCAGCAGTTGATAGCTGAAgttcaaatttaaatgtattcaccCAACATATTAAATTGTGCTTAGCCAATTTATTAAACCGAAATGAAATATCTGTGTTTGGCCAACAAacattgaaacataaaatgtgtGTACAAACTGATGGTGTTATTGACATATTTAATATGCAAGTACATTTGATGTTTAATGTTAATGGGTTAATGGttataactattaaaaatgtgattttatgaGTTCAAAGTACCTATTGTGGAAAGGCAATATTGATGTGACATTACACTAAACAACGTTTGCAGTAACTTataggaaaaaaatacattttatcatgtttttaacatttttaaacgtaacaaatacattttttatattgaattgtAATATATTATCTTTCTAATTCATGTCTGGAgacaaaactctttttttattaactCTTATGTTATAAACTCTTATTATTATAATGGATATAGCTGTTTATTAAAACTACATTGTCTACATGCACCAAAATTATTGCctttatttactgagaaatggataaaaacattttaagggggTATAAATGTTTAATGCCTATGAGCAATTCcaagcaaatgtcaaccttgccatgaaaaaaaaaagttttcaccaaaacagTAAaactttgcctgtgtgtgtgtaggtttgtattttacagtagtgtaaaaatactcaaaaatgtctctgtcaattatttttgatttaccaaagtcacacattGGCAAAGTTGCATTTATCACATCCTCATAAAcgcaaaaaaatgtcaaataaaataaaatcgatcatttttgttttatagtaagCAACTCAAAATCCTTTAGAtaagcattgtttcttttgagtTGTGCATCTTTTCTCATGCCATAACTCTTTTTCAatgtaatgttaacatatactttcaatgtgaatttatgttttgagtttttacagcAAATAACATCCATAACGCTCTTCTTGAGAAGGTCTTTATTAGCATAAATATAAAGATTGTTAAACGAgctttaaaactaattttaaggtctatctatctatctatctatctatctatctatctatctatctatctatctatctatagatatatagatagatagatagatagatagatagatagatagatagatagatagatagatagatagatagatagatagatagatagatagatagattctgtAGCCTAGATTTTTACACTTTAGCAttagagtaaaataaataaatttgcagaATTTGTTAGTAGAAaacaaacaattatatatatatatatatatatatatatatatatatatatatatatatatatatatatatatatatatatatatatatatatacacacatacatacatatatatatatatatatatatatatatatatatatatatacaaatatttttttttcaggaatttgTAGCTTAAGCAGTAATATGTttcatagaataaaacaaaacagtaattAAACCATTAGTTATTAACAATAAAGACTGATAAACGTTTTGCAATTTCTTAttgttttgcttatttgtttGATACTTGGGTCAGATGTTAAATCTACTGTATTTAGATTGTAGATTGATAATACAATTTGTACAATATAACAACCATTATGCCTCACAAAACAGCAAACCGGACATGTGAGTGCATAATGGGCCACTCTAGATGATGTATATCACTTTCATTTAGGATTTTTCTTTCTAATTGAGTCGACTGAATCTATTATATGATGTTTCATCATAATTTTTTTGATCATCATTTGTTGACAATTTCTAgtgcataatttatttatttttttgcaatatatcgtttgaatttaaatgtattatctttctatacCTGAAGGTGTTAGGTGAAAAAATAtagctgttttgtttaaatgcaccaaaaattttgtatatatttgctgagaaatggatcaaaatataattttttaaaaggggttgtactcgtatatgctgagcactgtgtatgtATTTCCTCTCTAGTTATTCATCTTTTTATCTCTTTAATCTTAACATTTTAATCACTAGGAATAatctttgcaaaaaataaatctcCGTAGTAACTTAAATTCTGCCAGGATATCTTACTTTTGTGCAATACCCTTAGGACTGTTCTGCattgtaaataataacaattttcacTTTTGGTGACCCAACcctttaattcagttcagttcaatacaAATGTCactgtttaaacatgatttactAAACAGCAGCTCCACCAGTCTACAAAAAAAATCATACCATGTCATTTTTCACCATTTTATTTTTGGGACATTTAACAAGGAAACATATCATAAACAAACTATAGATAAAAACTGATACGACGCAGCATTTATTTCTGTGCAATTAATCTCCTCAGGAAGTGTCTCCCCTGAAATTAAAAAGAACTTCATTAGTCAAAGTCCAATATTTTAGGATATTATGCTATTGCCTGACAGGCAAGCTCACTCTTTAAACTTCCACTCCTGACGGCACATCGGGCACTGCTGCTGCACTTGCTGAGAGTTCAGCCACTTCAGGATGCAGTGCATGTGGAAACAGTGTGAACACTGACCCCAGACCAATGGACAGTCATCTCCTGGAACCTTACCTGTTAAAAGTAAAAAgtctatttttaatatattacgcgttaaaaaaaaatgaacgcagttgcagttttttttttttttttactttctgttgttgttgaagtgtgtttaacgtgcaaaaaatatgaataagaccaaggaagcactttttgaaggcaagtttcagtataaaacatttaatgtcgcatcaccaggctctccagagtttcatgcaatttcgggtgtttcgtttttaactttcaacttctgttttaatggaatttgataccacatgacgaacggaaagaaaaacctcagcatttcgtgactctgtggtcctttaagataatcaaaaattgttgcttacatggtagactcttaataagagtattatcttaataatattaaaatcggagtactGGTGTCCATGTACATACTCAGAACGTGTCAGATGAAGTCGCGAGTTTtcaaagacagcgcattcctctgcctttcagtatgagccctccaatgtttcattaagttttgtaaagtgtctgcctcccgttgttgtgtcagaatccttatGAAATACAGGCATACTTTAGAacacttagtttaagcaaatttgatgaacgcgatcatgcgtgttgaatctgaagagAGTCGCTCCGGCTGCCCTGTCCTGACCTGCGCGCattttgtgtgcatatgtatgtgtgtatgagtgtgtgtgtgtgtgtctgtgtcaggcccgtgcACAAAGCACAGACCCTTACAAGGGCAGGTACTCAACGCGATCGTAAAGTGAAGAGCAAATGCCTCCTGAGAGGGGCACCTCAGCCAATAAGGGCGGAGGGGCAGTGGCTCTAGCCAGAGGGCCACCCCCCTATGCATGGCCCTGGTCTGTGTGTGCGCGAAACCTGCCTAAACGTTGTTGtctgtagccactaaatcaaaaagttacgaattgccatgcaATGAATTGCAtttcactctcagctcacattaTTCCAAAAAAAAAGGTCAACAGACTGCattgtcttagcaactggatgaatgtaaaggaggactaagcaaaattgtttctactttataattaatgttctcaactcacagcaataaaactttacaatgagtacaattgtttgtattaaattctttattgttattataattttccattttccataacttcgatgcctgtattttggcattttttttgcagaatcgaacttggaaatcatttttttctttactggtattgattgttttaaaattaaaatggcaTTAACACACAGAAAATATGAATGTCAAGCCAGCATCTTGATGGATTTGTGTGgaaatgttgtttacatgaaaaaaTCTGTGTTACGAGTTATAcacaaattctaataaacaattatattttgaatttaaataatttttgtcttgcgtttacattaagtttacatttgaatagccaaaattacaagtttcagtcttttaaatgcaaaaatttttccaaaaaaagtgtgattaattcgttttttttatttttatattttaatacatttttaaatcgattgtcagcactaatatatatatatatatatatatatatatatatatatatatatatatatatatatatatatatatatatatatatatatatatatatatatatatataataaagaggGAGGTGGGTGAAATTacgagacttttttttttttgaaagaaataAAAACGGGATGTTTGCGGTAGACTGGTCTGAAATATGTGATACTCCCATGAAAAATGGAAGTGTTGGCTGGTGTGCTTACCCGTTTAATATTGATTTAATCTGCTATAGTtggaaatcagactgttatatcgtctaagcgtaagggcttatgCGGTTCTGCCGCCATCTTTTGGTAGAAAGCGTCAACTGCCGCCAACGAGCtgtctcagaaattgtaaatattttaaaataggcattattcttgcaaataaactgcatagttgcgatctaaacaactacattcttgaaaaagcctcaaaagtatattttgttgtgtaacagcagtaatgtttgtcaaactgtagtgtctgcttgttgctggctgtatgtggacggagtaatacacaaagggtaaagaggctgtacggatgctgatattacttaaatatatcacagctatcagccaatcagattcgagatccagacagaactgttgtataaacatacatacacacacaactaaTGCTTAAGGCATTCCAAGACAGGCACCATcaagtgtatctgtctgcggactgcaagacaggTGTAGTTGGTAAGAAAGGTGTAACTTGCAGCTATCGAGACCAACTGAACCATGCAAGATTTCATAACGAGATGTTGGCAAGATGGCGAAAATACTTAACAAAGAACAATTTTTTACCAAATGTTTTTATGcgttttctccaaatgtatcTACAACCAATTAATAtgctatattattatattcattcatttagcaactctatgcagtttatttatacgGATAATGccaatttttaatgtaatttctgagagacagcgtgATTTCAGAGAGATGATTAGCCTGTCACGAAGCAAAGACGATTGACAATGTCCATCCACAAGATAATAACCCCTTGGAGGAGAAAAACGCCATACAGTAATTTCTAACTATACATGATCAAATTATTACTAAAAAGGCCAGTGACATtataagttgatctctctctcttttatgttttagtgctgtatttattatactataattatattgtagtgtattgagtgggAGATGGGACTCGGATCagtaatgtatatattttgtgttggccactcctTGTATAACCCCAAGtaactttttggttggccatttgtttgtttctaatgagtctcctgttttcgttactgcagactggttcagtaaaaaaaaaaaaaaaagaagaaatatatgcattttttccactaatatacatacacatatatatatatatatatatatatatatatatatatatatatatatagggtgggccatttacatggatacaccttaataaaatgggaatagtTGGTAATATTAATGTCTTGTTTGTGGCACAtaagtatatgtgagggggccaacttttcaagatgggtggtgaccatagtGGCTACTTTAAAGTCGGCCATCTTTGTCCCAAATTTGTTTTTTCGATAGGAAAAGGATCATTGTCCCATCAAACTTGCTTGGTTTTAATATAACtattcttaaaaaataaagttacattaaaaccaggcacaccattgtttttctcatGAAATTCCCAATATGTTTGATGCGTCAAATGACCTTTTTCCTATTGAAataacaaaagttggatccaagatggccgacttaaAAATGCCCACTATGGTCACCACCTATCATGAAAAGTttgcccctcacatatactaatgtgccacaaacaggacattaatatcaccaaccattcccattttataaaggtgtatccatataaatggcccaccctctttgtgtgtgtgtgtgtgtgtgtgtgtgtgtgtgtgtgtgtgtgtgtgtgtgtgtgtgtgtgtgtgtgtatatatatatatatatatatatattttttttttttttttctttccccagacacataatagttttattaactcatttttaacaactgatttcttttatctttgccatgattacagtaaatgttattttattcaatatatatttttcaagacacttctatacagcttaaagtgacatttaaaggcttgcttaactaggttaattaggttaactaagcaggatagggtaataaggcaagttattgtataatgagggtttgttctgtagactagtgCTGTCACACTGAaatctctaaaaataataagtgcactttaattgcccggatgatgcactcattc is drawn from Danio rerio strain Tuebingen ecotype United States chromosome 6, GRCz12tu, whole genome shotgun sequence and contains these coding sequences:
- the anapc11 gene encoding anaphase-promoting complex subunit 11, translated to MKVKIKQWNGVASWLWVANDENCGICRASFNGCCPDCKVPGDDCPLVWGQCSHCFHMHCILKWLNSQQVQQQCPMCRQEWKFKEGDTS
- the anapc11 gene encoding anaphase-promoting complex subunit 11 isoform X1, encoding MKVKIKQWNGVASWLWVANDENCGICRASFNGCCPDCKVPGDDCPLVWGQCSHCFHMHCILKWLNSQQVQQQCPMCRQEWKFKE